CCCGGCCAGGGGCACAGAGGGTGCGGGACCCTGCTGCCCCCCAGGGCCCTGATCCCACAGGCTGTGGTTGGAGGGGTGCCCTGCCCAGGGTTCACAGCCTGGGTCCTTCCAGGTGGTGCAGAAGATCAAGGCCAGCGGGAACCAGGTCCTACTGGCGGTGCTGGATGGCGACTCCTATGAAGCAGCCAAAGCCCTGGGCAGGGACCTGTCCCACATGCTGCCAGCTGACATCCGCCCACGCCTCTGCCACATCACACGGGACAGAAGCGGTTTTGGCTTCAGTGTGTCGGGTCTGGAAGGTAGAGCGGGCAGCGGGATGCTGGCGCCGCGAGCCTCCCCGACGCAGCGCCCTGCTCGCCCCAGAGtgcctcttctcctccctgcaggcatGAAGGGCACCTTCCAGCTGTCGGTGCGGCAGGACGGGCCAGCGGAGAGAGCAGGCGTGCCTCCAGGCTCCTGGCTCCTGGAGCTGAACGGGGCCAGCGTGAGGAGCTACTCGCGTGCGCAGCTCACCAGAAAGGTGCgtgctcctgctgcaggtggGTGGGGGACTGGGGCTGGCAACATCGCTGAGCGCCCTGCGTTTCCCATCCAGCTTAAGCAGAGCGGCAGCAAGGTGACGCTGCTGGTGGCATCCAGTGCCGTGGAGGAGTTTTACCGCCTGCGGGGCCTGCGGGTCATGGCTGCCTTGGCGGACACCTCCTGGCTCCCCTTCAGGGTCCGGGAGCTGCACATGGTGAAGGGTCCGGCTGGCTATGGGTTTCTGCTCAAGGAGGATGACTGCAGCTCAGGGGCCACAGGTAAGGGCGCAGAGGGGGGCAGTCCATACCTGAGCAAGGCATGTCTGAGGGTCGAGAATAGCTGCAAGCCCTGTGCCCACAGCAGGACCCTGTCCCCACCTGCACACGGGGGTCAGCGGTGCCAGTTCCCCTCTGGCTGAATGCCTCTGTGAGCATCTCCCCaccctccctctgtcctgctgtggCAGGCCAGTTCCTGTGGGACGTGGATGCAGGGCTGCCAGCTGAGCAGGCAGGGATGAAGGAAGGGGACCGTCTCCTGGCTGTGAACGGTGAGAGCATCGAGGGGCTGGACCACCAGCAGACGGTGCTCAGGATCCGTGCCCGTGATGATCAGGTGACGCTGCTGGTCATCGACCCCGCTGGTGATGAGTTCTACCAGTCGGTAGGTTTTGGGGACCCAGTGTGGTCCCGCCCTGGCTGGGGAGCCCTGGGGTGCTGCGAGGCTGGATGATGGGATGGGTGTCTTGCCCCCAAGCCTGCACAGTGAGGTCCTCTCTGGGGGACCTGGCTTGCCATGGAGCACCAGGAGCTGCACGGCTattcctcttctgctcttccagaTTGGGCTGTCCCCTCTGCTGTTCTTTGAGGACAGTGACCCTGCTTCAGGCTCCTGCAcgccctccctgccctctcccagtGGCTCCCCTGGACTCTGTCACATTGAGGTGGGACCAAAGAGACCTGGCTCCTGGCTAGTGGCTGCTGCCAACAGTATAGGGATCACACAGGTAACCCCTCTTGCCAGGCCCTCGTGGCAGTACTGCTCGCAGCCTGGCACTGCTCTGAGTCCTGgcatcctcctgccctgcctgtcctAATATTTCCCTGGCACCTGTGACGCTGGCAGGAGGGGGCTGTGTGGTCCCCTGGCCACAGGGGCCAGGCGGAAATACCCCTCCAACCTGCCCATGGGGCAAGGGTGGAGTGTGGTGGGGTGCGTGGATGTGTGCTGCCCACAATGCCCCTGCTGTGTCCCCGCAGAGCCCAcgccaggaggagcagaggaggctGCACCATGCATTCTAGTGGCCCAGGAGcaccctgcctccagccaggctcCCCCGCACAGCGCCTTGACTCAGGCCATGTCCAGCCCATCGGTGCCCCCTGCCCGGCTCCCCGGAGAGCACAGTGCTGCTCAGCATGGCCGTTGCACGCACAGCTGC
This Gymnogyps californianus isolate 813 chromosome 25, ASM1813914v2, whole genome shotgun sequence DNA region includes the following protein-coding sequences:
- the NHERF4 gene encoding Na(+)/H(+) exchange regulatory cofactor NHE-RF4, whose amino-acid sequence is MPQQHIPCDLIHMEMLNGRVLPRLSKVLGLEGDKKSIIKFEFNPKDGIDNPALSLTEDMDGEGVGEPRFYLLSKGSAETFGFCLHEELGCQGHIIRQVELGGLAQRRGLQDGDRLLQVNGHFVDNMDHCRVVQKIKASGNQVLLAVLDGDSYEAAKALGRDLSHMLPADIRPRLCHITRDRSGFGFSVSGLEGMKGTFQLSVRQDGPAERAGVPPGSWLLELNGASVRSYSRAQLTRKLKQSGSKVTLLVASSAVEEFYRLRGLRVMAALADTSWLPFRVRELHMVKGPAGYGFLLKEDDCSSGATGQFLWDVDAGLPAEQAGMKEGDRLLAVNGESIEGLDHQQTVLRIRARDDQVTLLVIDPAGDEFYQSIGLSPLLFFEDSDPASGSCTPSLPSPSGSPGLCHIEVGPKRPGSWLVAAANSIGITQSPRQEEQRRLHHAF